One part of the Cryptosporangium phraense genome encodes these proteins:
- a CDS encoding oligosaccharide flippase family protein, with amino-acid sequence MTATLPTDDLRGIARAGSISLVGSGASAVLGFLLVVQVSRGLGAAGAGAFSVVVAVAMTLAVAGRFGTDTALVRMAPRLRALGRTRDIGAAAVAALAPVFAGTTLLAVIAWWAAPHLVGVVFEHPAPPAAVWLIRIAVATVPLGATGFVALSLTRGLGSVVPLTVVESIAKPTLRCAFVAAALAIAHWKWPGATAGPVIWTTVAWAVPTLIGGVWSAVLAYRALKPVWAEPPVPPSDEAGVAATWRELWQFATPRAAASACEIAGMHAGIVLVSALAGVADAGVYNAALRLALAGTLALQALRLAIAPTLARLLTVGDLAGVEHLHRTASVWITVVSFPLYLVFVAWPGEVLRLFGPGFSAGAVALAILAGATLVNLATGPVSTLLLMSGRSTLTLAVTLTSLSGSVALAAALIPHFGVTGAALAKGAAVVGENIAVTVIVRRTVGVRTLSRPLWLAAAGGAGCFVVPVVLFDVVNGHAAPDFGAAAVLVPLGTVAYLGLLWRWRRTLALAELAEALPRKFRRTAATPEESP; translated from the coding sequence ATGACGGCCACCCTGCCCACGGACGATCTCCGCGGGATCGCGCGGGCCGGGTCGATCAGCCTGGTCGGGTCCGGGGCCTCGGCCGTGCTCGGGTTCCTGCTCGTCGTGCAGGTCAGCCGGGGGCTCGGGGCGGCCGGGGCCGGGGCGTTCTCGGTCGTCGTCGCGGTGGCGATGACGCTGGCGGTCGCCGGGCGGTTCGGCACCGACACCGCGCTGGTCCGGATGGCCCCGCGGCTGCGGGCGCTGGGCCGCACCCGCGACATCGGCGCGGCCGCCGTGGCCGCGCTCGCGCCGGTGTTCGCGGGCACCACGCTGCTGGCCGTGATCGCCTGGTGGGCGGCACCGCACCTGGTCGGCGTCGTGTTCGAGCACCCGGCGCCGCCGGCCGCGGTCTGGCTGATCCGGATCGCGGTGGCCACGGTCCCGCTCGGCGCGACCGGGTTCGTCGCGCTCTCGCTCACCCGGGGGCTCGGCAGCGTCGTCCCGCTGACCGTCGTCGAGAGCATCGCCAAGCCGACGCTGCGCTGCGCGTTCGTCGCGGCCGCGCTGGCGATCGCGCACTGGAAGTGGCCCGGCGCGACCGCCGGCCCGGTGATCTGGACGACGGTCGCCTGGGCGGTCCCGACCCTGATCGGCGGCGTCTGGTCGGCCGTGCTCGCGTACCGGGCACTGAAGCCGGTCTGGGCCGAGCCCCCGGTGCCCCCGTCGGACGAGGCCGGCGTGGCGGCGACCTGGCGGGAGCTGTGGCAGTTCGCGACTCCCCGGGCGGCGGCCAGCGCCTGCGAGATCGCCGGCATGCACGCCGGGATCGTGCTGGTCAGCGCACTCGCCGGGGTCGCCGACGCCGGCGTCTACAACGCGGCGCTCCGGCTCGCGCTGGCCGGCACGCTGGCCCTCCAGGCGCTCCGGCTGGCCATCGCCCCCACGCTGGCGCGCCTCCTCACGGTCGGCGACCTGGCCGGCGTCGAGCATCTGCACCGGACCGCCTCGGTCTGGATCACGGTCGTCTCGTTCCCCCTCTACCTGGTGTTCGTGGCCTGGCCCGGCGAGGTCCTGCGCCTGTTCGGCCCCGGCTTCTCGGCCGGCGCCGTCGCGCTGGCCATCCTGGCCGGCGCGACGCTGGTCAACCTGGCCACCGGCCCGGTCTCCACGCTCCTGTTGATGAGCGGGCGCTCCACGCTGACCCTCGCGGTCACGCTCACGTCGCTGAGCGGCAGCGTCGCGCTCGCCGCCGCGCTGATCCCGCACTTCGGCGTCACCGGGGCCGCGCTCGCCAAGGGTGCGGCCGTCGTCGGCGAGAACATCGCGGTCACGGTCATCGTCCGCCGGACGGTCGGCGTCCGGACGCTGTCCCGTCCGCTGTGGCTGGCCGCGGCGGGCGGCGCCGGCTGCTTCGTCGTCCCCGTAGTGCTGTTCGACGTGGTGAACGGACACGCCGCACCCGACTTCGGCGCGGCGGCCGTCCTGGTGCCGCTGGGCACCGTCGCCTACCTCGGCCTGCTCTGGCGGTGGCGTCGAACGCTCGCGCTGGCCGAACTGGCCGAAGCGCTCCCCCGGAAGTTCCGCCGGACCGCAGCTACCCCCGAGGAGTCCCCGTGA
- a CDS encoding 3'(2'),5'-bisphosphate nucleotidase CysQ, which translates to MTCDSDVELARLLATHAGVILLRLRTRRPVPASRLKAEGDRRSHDFLAAALAKLRPGDAVLSEEGTDDEARLTARRVWIVDPLDGTREYSEIDRDDWAIHVALWEDGELAAGAVALPGLGPTLSSENPPALRPAPARPRILVSRSRPPAYAEAVAEKLDAELVPMGSAGAKAMAVLRGQAEAYLHDGGQYEWDSAAPVVVARAAGLHTSRVDGSPLSYNRPNPYQPDLLICRPELSEPLLAAIAASRG; encoded by the coding sequence ATGACGTGCGACTCCGACGTCGAGTTAGCGCGGCTCCTGGCGACGCACGCGGGCGTGATCCTGCTCCGTCTGCGTACCCGGCGGCCGGTTCCGGCCAGCCGGCTGAAGGCCGAGGGTGACCGTCGCTCGCACGACTTCCTGGCCGCCGCACTGGCCAAGCTCCGCCCCGGCGACGCGGTGCTCTCCGAAGAAGGCACGGACGACGAGGCCCGGCTGACGGCCCGGCGGGTCTGGATCGTCGATCCGCTCGACGGCACCCGCGAGTACTCCGAGATCGACCGCGACGACTGGGCCATCCACGTCGCGCTCTGGGAAGACGGCGAGCTGGCCGCCGGCGCGGTCGCGCTGCCCGGTCTGGGGCCGACGCTGAGCAGCGAGAACCCGCCCGCGTTGCGTCCGGCGCCGGCCCGGCCGCGGATCCTGGTCAGCCGCAGCCGCCCGCCGGCCTACGCCGAGGCGGTGGCCGAGAAGCTCGACGCCGAGCTGGTGCCGATGGGCTCGGCCGGCGCGAAGGCGATGGCGGTGCTCCGCGGCCAGGCCGAGGCCTACCTGCACGACGGCGGCCAGTACGAGTGGGACTCGGCTGCCCCGGTGGTGGTGGCCCGGGCGGCCGGCCTGCACACGTCCCGGGTCGACGGCTCGCCGCTGTCCTACAACCGCCCGAACCCGTACCAGCCCGACCTGCTGATCTGTCGCCCCGAGCTGTCCGAACCCCTGCTAGCAGCAATCGCTGCCAGCAGGGGCTAG
- a CDS encoding RNA polymerase sigma factor: MTRPVSRIGPATLPDDDPAELPPILEPDEVAGLTDLMDEPAADEDAPPVRIPGRRITLTPDEAAMLVGAAAGGDHAAWDALVDAYGGLIWTVARNHRLSPGDAGDVSQTTWLRLVENIDRLSEPSRVGAWLATTARRECLRLLGRSKRTVLSGEELDPGSDRLRLATPEADAALLAAERDAEMRTAFGRLTPRCRELLQLLLLDPAPSYDEISAALDIPIGSIGPTRGRCLEKLRAIVEDAGINPAAAGSS; this comes from the coding sequence CGATCCTCGAGCCGGACGAGGTCGCCGGCCTGACCGACCTGATGGACGAACCCGCCGCCGACGAGGACGCACCCCCGGTCCGCATCCCCGGCCGACGCATCACGCTGACGCCCGACGAGGCCGCGATGCTGGTCGGCGCGGCGGCCGGGGGCGACCACGCGGCCTGGGACGCGCTGGTCGACGCCTACGGTGGCCTGATCTGGACCGTGGCCCGCAACCACCGCCTGAGCCCCGGCGACGCCGGTGACGTCAGCCAGACGACCTGGCTCCGGCTGGTGGAGAACATCGACCGGCTCAGCGAGCCCAGCCGGGTCGGCGCCTGGCTCGCGACCACCGCCCGCCGCGAGTGCCTGCGGCTGCTCGGCCGGTCCAAGCGCACGGTGCTCTCCGGCGAGGAGCTCGACCCCGGCTCCGACCGGCTCCGGCTCGCCACCCCCGAGGCCGACGCCGCGCTGCTGGCCGCCGAGCGCGACGCCGAGATGCGGACCGCGTTCGGCCGGCTGACCCCGCGCTGCCGCGAACTGCTGCAGCTGCTGCTGCTCGACCCGGCCCCGAGCTACGACGAGATCTCGGCCGCACTCGACATCCCGATCGGCAGCATCGGCCCCACTCGAGGCCGCTGCCTGGAGAAACTCCGGGCGATCGTCGAGGACGCAGGTATCAATCCGGCTGCTGCCGGCTCTTCCTAG
- a CDS encoding fibronectin type III domain-containing protein → MRPPSARTRRALAALALVGALFPTAHPAVAAGTAATKVFTADAQPTWQTNGTVWAVTIVGGVVYIGGNFSAVRPPGAPAGTREVARDNLAAFDARTGNLLPLSHTFASPRYAFSVSKPDVSCDVDWDSEYYSCDTIYRIKASPDGSKIYVSGDFSSVDGQARSKVAAFPTAGAASANLPLDRTFAPSGINSRVRALAVGANSVYVGGIFTQVGGQSRERLAALSARTGVVLPFAARADGEVLALSLAANGHRLVVGGNYDTLNGVAQHALGAVDPATGASTAWAWRGVPRTSYITDMAVDRNAVYVSSNGEGTWDGRAAVDPLTGVLKWFDSCLGATWALALHGDLLYSGSHAHNCNDTAGGFPEQATDLPEPRYYRLMAQTTRGSRTTIQYWFPSTNGGDPNVPATRSPSKLGPRAMASDGRSLWVGGQFTTVNNVPQQGLTRFTTTATSKAPSTPLAPTIANSGANAVTVTWRGVEDLDDPVVTYEIYRGSSMVYRGRASAKPWETSKSYQFTDRGLTAGTSVQYRVRAVDGRNTAGAFSPIATATVGQSAEPAETWPNDPWTNTGWQPRQRDSWFDWGGW, encoded by the coding sequence GTGCGTCCTCCCTCTGCCAGAACCCGCCGCGCGCTCGCCGCGCTCGCGCTCGTCGGGGCCCTGTTCCCGACCGCGCACCCGGCTGTGGCCGCCGGTACGGCCGCCACCAAGGTCTTCACGGCCGACGCCCAACCGACCTGGCAGACCAACGGCACGGTCTGGGCGGTCACGATCGTCGGCGGGGTGGTCTACATCGGCGGCAACTTCTCGGCCGTGCGTCCGCCCGGCGCGCCCGCGGGCACCCGCGAGGTGGCCCGGGACAACCTGGCCGCCTTCGACGCCCGCACCGGCAACCTGCTGCCGCTCTCGCACACGTTCGCGTCGCCGCGCTACGCGTTCAGCGTCTCGAAGCCGGACGTGTCCTGCGACGTCGACTGGGATTCCGAGTACTACAGCTGCGACACGATCTACCGGATCAAGGCCTCGCCGGACGGGTCGAAGATCTACGTCTCGGGCGACTTCAGCAGCGTCGACGGGCAGGCCAGGAGCAAGGTCGCGGCCTTCCCGACCGCGGGCGCGGCCAGCGCCAACCTGCCGCTCGACCGCACGTTCGCCCCGAGTGGCATCAACTCCCGGGTGCGGGCGTTGGCGGTCGGGGCGAACTCGGTCTACGTCGGCGGGATCTTCACCCAGGTGGGCGGTCAGTCCCGGGAGCGGCTCGCGGCGCTGAGCGCGCGCACCGGCGTCGTCCTGCCGTTCGCCGCCCGCGCGGACGGCGAGGTGCTCGCGCTGTCGCTGGCCGCGAACGGTCACCGGCTGGTCGTCGGCGGTAACTACGACACGCTCAACGGCGTCGCCCAGCACGCGCTGGGGGCGGTCGACCCGGCCACCGGGGCGAGCACGGCCTGGGCCTGGCGGGGCGTCCCCCGGACGTCGTACATCACCGACATGGCGGTGGACCGCAACGCGGTCTACGTCTCGTCCAACGGCGAGGGCACCTGGGACGGCCGGGCCGCGGTGGATCCGCTGACCGGGGTCCTCAAGTGGTTCGACAGCTGCCTGGGGGCGACCTGGGCGCTGGCGCTGCACGGGGACCTGCTCTACAGCGGGTCGCACGCGCACAACTGCAACGACACCGCCGGGGGCTTCCCCGAGCAGGCGACCGACCTGCCCGAGCCGCGCTACTACCGGCTGATGGCGCAGACCACCCGCGGGAGCCGCACGACGATCCAGTACTGGTTCCCGTCGACCAACGGAGGTGACCCGAACGTTCCGGCGACCCGGTCTCCGTCGAAGCTCGGCCCGCGGGCGATGGCCAGCGACGGGCGGTCGCTGTGGGTCGGTGGTCAGTTCACGACCGTCAACAACGTGCCGCAGCAGGGCCTGACCCGCTTCACGACGACCGCGACGTCCAAGGCCCCCTCGACGCCGCTCGCGCCGACGATCGCCAACAGCGGCGCCAACGCGGTGACCGTGACCTGGCGCGGAGTCGAGGACCTGGACGACCCGGTCGTGACGTACGAGATCTACCGCGGCTCGTCGATGGTGTACCGCGGGCGGGCGTCGGCCAAGCCGTGGGAGACGTCGAAGAGCTACCAGTTCACCGACCGGGGCCTGACCGCCGGGACGAGCGTGCAGTACCGGGTGCGGGCCGTCGACGGACGGAACACCGCCGGGGCGTTCTCGCCGATCGCCACCGCCACCGTCGGCCAGAGCGCCGAGCCGGCCGAGACCTGGCCGAACGACCCCTGGACCAACACCGGCTGGCAGCCCCGCCAGCGCGATTCGTGGTTCGACTGGGGCGGCTGGTAG
- a CDS encoding sulfotransferase domain-containing protein, translated as MNSILRHVEVPDPVRAAKKRIPRPVKRAVRRAVRRYGEHTADARTLPDFLIIGTKRGGTTSVWNWLVRHPNVAPMFPALQQIKSPHYFDVHYQRGERWYRSHFPTEAALERAAQRTGIRPLTGEASPYYLFHPLAPERVQHTVPKARLIVLLRNPVDRAYSNYWERRGSNAEPLPTFEAAIDAEEERLAGETERILTEPGYRSYHHDWHSYLARGRYVEQLTGWLDRFGRDQVLVLPFDDLRRDANGAYRVVQEFLSLPVVEPPRLAHHNKLPVPPMAPATRARLVEYFRPWNARLTELLETPFDWDR; from the coding sequence GTGAACAGCATCCTGCGCCACGTCGAGGTGCCGGATCCGGTACGCGCCGCCAAGAAACGGATCCCGCGGCCGGTGAAGCGGGCCGTGCGCCGGGCCGTCCGCCGGTACGGCGAGCACACCGCGGACGCCCGGACGCTGCCGGACTTCCTGATCATCGGGACGAAACGCGGCGGGACGACGTCGGTCTGGAACTGGTTGGTGCGGCACCCGAACGTCGCCCCGATGTTCCCGGCCCTCCAGCAGATCAAGAGCCCGCACTACTTCGACGTGCACTACCAGCGCGGCGAGCGCTGGTACCGGTCGCACTTCCCCACCGAGGCCGCGCTCGAACGGGCCGCGCAGCGCACCGGGATCCGGCCGCTGACCGGCGAGGCGAGCCCGTACTACCTGTTCCACCCGCTGGCTCCGGAGCGGGTGCAGCACACGGTGCCGAAGGCGCGGCTGATCGTCCTGCTGCGCAACCCGGTCGACCGGGCCTACTCGAACTACTGGGAACGGCGCGGCTCGAACGCCGAGCCCCTCCCGACGTTCGAGGCGGCGATCGACGCCGAGGAGGAGCGGCTGGCCGGCGAGACCGAGCGGATCCTCACCGAACCCGGCTACCGCTCGTACCACCACGACTGGCACAGCTACCTGGCCCGGGGCCGTTACGTCGAGCAGCTCACCGGCTGGCTCGACCGGTTCGGCCGGGACCAGGTGCTGGTGCTGCCGTTCGACGACCTGCGCCGGGACGCGAACGGCGCCTACCGGGTGGTCCAGGAGTTTCTCAGCCTGCCGGTGGTGGAGCCACCGCGGCTGGCGCATCACAACAAGCTCCCGGTGCCCCCGATGGCCCCGGCGACCAGGGCGCGGCTCGTCGAGTACTTCCGCCCCTGGAACGCCCGTCTGACCGAATTGCTCGAGACCCCCTTCGACTGGGATCGCTGA